A DNA window from Arachis duranensis cultivar V14167 chromosome 3, aradu.V14167.gnm2.J7QH, whole genome shotgun sequence contains the following coding sequences:
- the LOC107474575 gene encoding protein IQ-DOMAIN 12 isoform X1, with protein sequence MMSHIFMAKQNSWFGWVKRLFTSESNNKKPKKWGWGLGRLKGKQQYPKITAPRRALIEASAEQRKHALTVAIATAAAAEAAVAAAHAAAEVVKLTGGSCSYSFLAKGDRSLAAIKIQSAYRAHLARKALRGLKGVTKLQALIRGQAVRRRVSRALKNSATSAVKIPETISQIEERYRKDQIISFAKQKNKLHEKELKLQPEGHRHSPISWDSRLQSREDIEATWLRKQEAAAKRERMKQYSFSQRERKLPQMSEESVHNKEYKNERIRTLGQWLNKEADDSNTHHHKQDHPSNFITREAHQGLSPQISIPRRSFSHTKRCSVGAIDISLPNSPVLPTYMAVTESSKAKARSMSTPRLRTGYLDTCSNKSESRK encoded by the exons ATGATGTCACACATCTTCATGGCAAAACAGAATAGCTGGTTTGGGTGGGTGAAGAGGTTATTCACATCTGAGTCAAACAACAAA AAACCAAAGAAATGGGGATGGGGACTTGGAAGGCTAAAGGGGAAACAACAGTACCCAAAAATCACTGCTCCAAGAAGAGCATTGATTGAAGCAAGTGCAGAGCAAAGAAAGCATGCATTGACAGTGGCAATTGCAACTGCAGCTGCGGCCGAGGCTGCAGTTGCGGCTGCACATGCTGCTGCCGAGGTTGTCAAGCTCACCGGTGGTTCTTGCTCTTATTCGTTCTTGGCCAAAGGTGATCGGAGCCTCGCCGCCATCAAGATTCAAAGCGCTTACCGCGCACATCTC GCAAGGAAAGCATTAAGAGGACTGAAGGGAGTGACAAAACTGCAAGCTCTCATTCGTGGTCAAGCAGTGAGACGTCGAGTGTCCAGGGCTTTGAAGAATTCGGCCACCAGTGCAGTTAAAATCCCGGAAACAATCAGCCAAATAGAAGAAAGGTACAGAAAAGACCAGATAATTTCTTTTGCAAAGCAAAAGAACAAGTTacatgaaaaagaattgaag CTACAGCCAGAAGGGCATAGACATAGTCCAATAAGTTGGGATTCTAGGTTGCAGTCAAGAGAAGATATTGAAGCCACATGGTTGAGAAAGCAAGAGGCCGCTGCCAAAAGAGAACGCATGAAGCAATATTCCTTTTCACAAAGG GAAAGAAAACTTCCCCAAATGAGTGAAGAATCTGTTCACAACAAGGAATATAAAAACGAGAGAATCCGCACTTTAGGCCAATGGCTAAATAAGGAAGCCGATGACTCGAATACACACCACCATAAACAAGATCATCCCTCGAACTTTATTACAAGAGAAGCACATCAAGGACTCAGCCCGCAAATTTCGATTCCCCGGAGATCATTTTCGCATACAAAAAGATGTTCGGTTGGAGCTATTGATATCTCCCTACCGAATTCTCCGGTCCTTCCAACTTACATGGCCGTGACTGAATCCAGCAAAGCGAAGGCGAGATCTATGAGCACGCCACGGCTAAGAACAGGGTATTTGGACACATGCTCCAACAAGAGCGAGTCTCGGAAATAA
- the LOC107474575 gene encoding protein IQ-DOMAIN 12 isoform X2: MMSHIFMAKQNSWFGWVKRLFTSESNNKKPKKWGWGLGRLKGKQQYPKITAPRRALIEASAEQRKHALTVAIATAAAAEAAVAAAHAAAEVVKLTGGSCSYSFLAKGDRSLAAIKIQSAYRAHLARKALRGLKGVTKLQALIRGQAVRRRVSRALKNSATSAVKIPETISQIEERYRKDQIISFAKQKNKLHEKELKPEGHRHSPISWDSRLQSREDIEATWLRKQEAAAKRERMKQYSFSQRERKLPQMSEESVHNKEYKNERIRTLGQWLNKEADDSNTHHHKQDHPSNFITREAHQGLSPQISIPRRSFSHTKRCSVGAIDISLPNSPVLPTYMAVTESSKAKARSMSTPRLRTGYLDTCSNKSESRK, translated from the exons ATGATGTCACACATCTTCATGGCAAAACAGAATAGCTGGTTTGGGTGGGTGAAGAGGTTATTCACATCTGAGTCAAACAACAAA AAACCAAAGAAATGGGGATGGGGACTTGGAAGGCTAAAGGGGAAACAACAGTACCCAAAAATCACTGCTCCAAGAAGAGCATTGATTGAAGCAAGTGCAGAGCAAAGAAAGCATGCATTGACAGTGGCAATTGCAACTGCAGCTGCGGCCGAGGCTGCAGTTGCGGCTGCACATGCTGCTGCCGAGGTTGTCAAGCTCACCGGTGGTTCTTGCTCTTATTCGTTCTTGGCCAAAGGTGATCGGAGCCTCGCCGCCATCAAGATTCAAAGCGCTTACCGCGCACATCTC GCAAGGAAAGCATTAAGAGGACTGAAGGGAGTGACAAAACTGCAAGCTCTCATTCGTGGTCAAGCAGTGAGACGTCGAGTGTCCAGGGCTTTGAAGAATTCGGCCACCAGTGCAGTTAAAATCCCGGAAACAATCAGCCAAATAGAAGAAAGGTACAGAAAAGACCAGATAATTTCTTTTGCAAAGCAAAAGAACAAGTTacatgaaaaagaattgaag CCAGAAGGGCATAGACATAGTCCAATAAGTTGGGATTCTAGGTTGCAGTCAAGAGAAGATATTGAAGCCACATGGTTGAGAAAGCAAGAGGCCGCTGCCAAAAGAGAACGCATGAAGCAATATTCCTTTTCACAAAGG GAAAGAAAACTTCCCCAAATGAGTGAAGAATCTGTTCACAACAAGGAATATAAAAACGAGAGAATCCGCACTTTAGGCCAATGGCTAAATAAGGAAGCCGATGACTCGAATACACACCACCATAAACAAGATCATCCCTCGAACTTTATTACAAGAGAAGCACATCAAGGACTCAGCCCGCAAATTTCGATTCCCCGGAGATCATTTTCGCATACAAAAAGATGTTCGGTTGGAGCTATTGATATCTCCCTACCGAATTCTCCGGTCCTTCCAACTTACATGGCCGTGACTGAATCCAGCAAAGCGAAGGCGAGATCTATGAGCACGCCACGGCTAAGAACAGGGTATTTGGACACATGCTCCAACAAGAGCGAGTCTCGGAAATAA